In the genome of Planctomyces sp. SH-PL62, the window TGGATGAAGGTGATGGACGCGATGAGCGATCCTCGGTTCGCCACCGAGCGGCTCTCGGACATGCCGATTCCCAGCATCGCCACCGCGCACGCCTTCACGGCGGCGGGCTGCCCGGCGTGGGCCTACTTCTGCTGCGGCCCCCGCGACCGCTTCCTGCAACGCCTGCTCGACACGCCGCTCGCCAAAATCCGCATGGCCGGCTGGCTCTTCTACAAGCTCCAGGCTCGGGGCTTCCTGCACTGGGGCTACAACTACTGGTTCGTCTTCTGCACCAGCAAGATCGGCGACCCGTTCCAGGACGCCTCGGTCGGCGCGTGGCCGGGGATGCCGTACGGCGACGCCTTCGTGGTCTATCCCGGGTCCGACGGGCCGCTCGATTCGATCCGCTGGGAGGTCTTCGCCGAGAGCCTGCAAGACTACGCGCTGCTGCAATCCGCCGGGGTCCGTCCCGACGACCCCCTGCTGGCCTCGATCGCGGACTACTCGGACTTCCCCAAGACCGCCGACTGGCTCACGGAGGCGCGCCGGAAGATCCTCGCGCGGGCGTGACCGGCCGGCGGCCCCGAGGAGCCTCTTGCGACGGTCAGTCGACCTGTCCCCAGACACGAGGCGACCGGAACCCCGGCGGTTTGGGGGCCGCCTTCGGCGGAACCGCCTGCGCCGCCAGGGCGTCGTAACGGGCTCGAAGCTCGGCGACCTTGTCGGGACGCTTCGCGGCCAGGTCGACCTTCTCGTTCGGGTCGTCGGCCAGGTTGAAGAGCAGGACCGAAGCAGGCTCGCCGTCGGCGGCCGGCCGGGCCGGGGCGTCTCCGTCCTCGCCCTCCCCGCCGGGACGCGCCACGATCAGCTTCCAGTCGCCGGCGCGAATCGCCCCGTTCCGAGGCGTGGCGTTCAGGAGGATCGCGTCGTGCGGCGACGCCTCGCCCTCGGCGATCGCAGGCCAGGCGTCGCGGCCGTCGATCGGCAGCGGCTGATCCGTCGTCACGCCGGCGAGCTTCAGGAACGTCGGGTAGAGGTCGACGATATGCAGCGGGGCGTCGACCACGGACCCGGCCTTGATCCGCCCCGGCCAGTTCGCGAATGCCGCGACGCGGACGCCCCCTTCGAAGAGGGTCCCCTTGGCGCCCCGGAGCGGGCCGTTGCTGGTGACGCGGCCCGGACTCGGTCCGCCGTTGTCGCTGGAGAAGACGATCAGGGTGTTCTCGGCGAGCCCCTTCTTCTTGATCGCCTCGGCGATGAATCCCACCTGTTCGTCCATCGCCGCGAGCATCCCGGCGTAGGTCCGGCGCGGCTCTTTCATGTCGGCGTAGGGTTCCTTGTAGCGAGGCGGGACCTGATGCGGCCCATGGACGGCGTTGAACGGGACGTACAGGAACAACGGCCTGGCGACGTCGTGCTCGGCGATCACCCGGACCGCTTCGCGTCCGATGAGATGGGTGCTGTAGCCTTCGTCGCGATTCTCCCGGTCGTCGCGATGCCAGTCGAACCCGCCGTCGCGGACGTGGGTGTCGTAGTCGAGCGCGCCGTTGTAGTGGCCGTACTGGTGGTCGAACCCGCGCCGGGTCGGCAGGTATTCGGGCCGGAAATGGCCCAGGTGCCACTTGCCGGCGATGGCCGTCTCGTAGCCCGCCTCCTTGAGCGCCTGCGGCAGCGTCCGCTCGTCGAGCGGCAGTCCGTACTGCGCCCAGGGCCGGACGACGCCCGTCTGCAGGCCGTGACGCATCGGATAGCGACCCGTCAGGAAGGCCGCCCGGGTCGGCGAGCAGAGCGGCTGCACGTAGAAGTTCTCCAGCCGCGCCCCGGACGCCGCCAACTCGTCGAGGTTCGGCGTCTTGATCTTCGAGCCGTGCCAGCCGACGTCGCCCCAGCCCAGGTCGTCGGCCAGGATGACCACGACGTTCGGCCTGGGAGCCTCCTCCGCCCCAGCCGTCGTGCAGGCCAGACAGGCCGTCGCGGCGACGACTCGCGCCCACCCGCCCCTGAGACTCATCCCCCGCGCGATCCTCGAAATGATCTTCATCAACGATCCCCGGCCGTCAGGAGCCAAGCAAAAGCCATCGAGTTCGAGAACACCCCGGCAATCAAACCATAAACGAGACGCGAGGTATCGCGCCCTCGACGATTTCTCATCGCGTCGAGCCGAGCGAGATCCGTTTCGCTCAGCCGGGTCCCCTGTCGAATCCGGATTCCAGCTCCCGCATGAGGGCTGATCGGACGCGAGAGTCGGGCATGGGGTTGGGGCTCGGCGGCGGGACCTC includes:
- a CDS encoding arylsulfatase B, with the protein product MSLRGGWARVVAATACLACTTAGAEEAPRPNVVVILADDLGWGDVGWHGSKIKTPNLDELAASGARLENFYVQPLCSPTRAAFLTGRYPMRHGLQTGVVRPWAQYGLPLDERTLPQALKEAGYETAIAGKWHLGHFRPEYLPTRRGFDHQYGHYNGALDYDTHVRDGGFDWHRDDRENRDEGYSTHLIGREAVRVIAEHDVARPLFLYVPFNAVHGPHQVPPRYKEPYADMKEPRRTYAGMLAAMDEQVGFIAEAIKKKGLAENTLIVFSSDNGGPSPGRVTSNGPLRGAKGTLFEGGVRVAAFANWPGRIKAGSVVDAPLHIVDLYPTFLKLAGVTTDQPLPIDGRDAWPAIAEGEASPHDAILLNATPRNGAIRAGDWKLIVARPGGEGEDGDAPARPAADGEPASVLLFNLADDPNEKVDLAAKRPDKVAELRARYDALAAQAVPPKAAPKPPGFRSPRVWGQVD